AGGCGGGTGAGCAACTGGCCTCGGTCGTCCTCACCGAGCAGGACGGCAAAACCGCGCTCACGCTCACGGTGCTCTTCCCGTCGAAGGAAGCCCGCGATGCCACGATCGCCTCCGGCATGGAACGTGGTGTGGCCGCAAGCTACCAACGGCTTGCCGAGATGTTGGCGAGGGGCCCGCGCCTGCGCAAGACCGGCGAATTCTGCTGGATCAACATGCTGACGCCGCAGCCGGCCGAGGCCCGCGAGTTCTTCGCCAAGCTGCTCGGTTGGACGTACTTCGAGATGCCGGGCCTCGGCCATGGGATGAAGGTCGGCGGGCGCGACATCGGCGGGCTCTTCGATCTCGAAGGCCCGCAAACGCCCAAGGGGATCCCTCCCAGCATCGGCGTCATGGTCAAGGTTGAGAGCGCGGACGCAACGTGCGATAAGGTGACGTCGCTCGGCGGCAAGGTGAAGCGGGCATTCGACATCATGGAGAATCTCCGCATGGCCGTCTGCTTCGATCCCAACGGCGCCAATTTCGACGTTTGGGAGCCGAAAAAGGCGCACGGCACGGACGTCGACAGCACGCTGCACGGCGCGCCGAGCTGGTTCGAGACGCTGACGACCGACATCGACCGCACGGCGAAGTTCTACGCCGAGTTGTTCGGCTGGACGCCGGAGATCATGCCGATGCCGGGATCGCAGTATACGACCTTCAAGCACGGCGACGCGTACGTCGCGGGCATGCTGCAGATCACGCCGCAGATGGGAAACCCGCAGCCGCATTGGAGGACGTATTTCACCGTCAACGACGCCGACGAGACCGCGCGGCAGGCGGTCGAACTCGGCGCCACGCTCTGCATGTCGATGAAAGACGTCCCAGGCGTCGGCCGCTTCTGCGGCATCACCTCTCCGCAAGGCGTCACGTTCTGCGTCATCGAGTACGCGCACTCATGAGGGGACCGAACAATAGATATTCGATATCAATGTCGCGGCCCGCTCGAGCAGAGAGGGGGAATTAGGCGATGAGCAAGACGCTGTCGGCAGCCGTGTTGGTTTTATCCTTTGCCGGCGCAATGCAGGCCGCGCAGCCGAGCCAGTATGCGCAGCGCGCCCGCGAAGTGACGGAACACATCCAGAAGACCCTCTTCGATTCGCGGAGCGGCGTGTATTTCCGATCCATGACGGAGCGGAAGCCCGATTACGTGTGGCGCCAGAGCGTGATGTTCTCGAATCTCGTCGCGGCGGCGCGGTCGGAGCCAGCCACTTACGGCCCGCTCCTGCAAAAATACTTCAGGGCACTCGATGGCTACTGGGATCCGAAAGTCAAAATCCCCGGCTACGAACCGGCGCCCACCCGCGGCAATGGCAACGACAAGTATTACGACGACAACGCCTGGCTGGTCATCACGTTTCTCGAAGCCTATGAGACGAACCGCGACCCGCGCTATCTCGCGCGAGCCGACGCGACGCTAGAATTCGTGCTGAGCGGTTGGGACGACGAGAGCGGCGGGGGAATCTGGTGGCATCAAGCACACAAGGACGGCACCAAGAACGCCTGCGCCAATGGGCCGGCGGCGGTGGGCTGTCTGCGGCTCGCGAAATATCGCGAAAGAGACCCCGCGGCGCTCGTTGATCGAGCCCGCAAGATCGTCGCCTGGACGGTCAGCGCGCTGCAGGCGAAGGACGGCCTGTTTGAGGACCGCAAAGTCGTCGCCAGCGGCGAGGTCAAGCGCGGCAAACTGACGTACAACTCCGCGCTAATGCTCCGCGCGCTGCTGGGCCTCTATCGGGCCACGGGCGAGAAGGAGTATCTGGAGCAAGCCCAACGGATCGCGAAATCCGCGGACTCGCTTCTGGACCGGAACACGGGCGTCTATCGCGATGCCGTGCGGTATTCACATTTCATGGTCGAAGCCGATCTGGAATTGTACCGCACCACGAAGGAGGAGTACCTGCTGAAGCGGGCAAATAAGAATGTGGCCGCTTTCTATGAGAACTGGAAAGCGAATCCGCCCGACGACATGATCTCGAACGCGGCCATCGCGCGCGTGCTGTGGTTGATGGCCGAAACGGAGACGGACGCCGGGCGAGCGTTTTGGCAGGGCGCGGATAAAGTGAGGAAATGAGAATCGGAATCGGGACCGCGTAATTGCTTGCACCGCACATATCGGTCTGGTATGCTCACCTCGGCTTCCAGTCTACTTATGGGCCGCCACGAGCGGTCGGCCGGTGTTTAGCCACTTAAAGTCACCCCGGGCAGCAGCACGACCAACTGGAGGGTCGTTGCAGTCGCGACAGAGTCGCATTCTGGGAAAATCGATTTTGATCGATGCATAGGCGCCGAAGCGCAAAGTGGTGGGTCGTAGGCGGTTTGCGATTTGAATTCCGAAATCCGCGGTAAAGCAGATCGGATCCCAGTAGTTCGCCCCTTTTTTTCTTAGCGGTAGTTGTTCCGAAACGAATTGACGCACGGCAGTCGTGTGCGACTGTGTCCAAAGAATCCAGAGAAACCAAAATGTCGATCATGAATCGTCGACAGTGTTGTCGCACTCGCGATAGTTTCAAGACCAAACAGCGAATACTGGGCCGCGGCCGATCCCGCGACCGACTTTCGCTCGCAATTGAACAATTGGAATCTCGCAGGCTGCTATCGATCACCGCCAACTACTCCGGCACCACGCTTTCCATCCATGCGGATCCCGGAGACACCGTCGCGATCTCAAGAGATGCTGGCGGAGGCATCGACGTTTCCGGGCCCTCCGTCGTCGGATCGTCCGCCGGGGCGGTGACCAAAATCACGATCGATCAGACTTCGACCGGCGCAAGCCCAATCAAGATTGATCTTAGCGGCGTCACCGCCGCCAATTTCGGCTCTCTGACGACGATCGCCGTTGGCACAGTGCTAGCAGCGACCGACAACTTCGAGTTTTCCAATGCAGTCAACAACGCTAATGTCGCTCTACAAGCCGAAACGAGCGCAACGACCAAATTCGATGCCGCCTTTGCCGTCGCTCTAAAATCGCTCGACGCCTCCGCCAGCAGCGCGACCGATCTCAACGGCGGCAGCATAACCACTACTGCGGGCCAGAGCTACGGCGCTGTCGTTTTGTCGGCCGACGCCACGCTGACAGACACGGGGGCCAGCAACAATCTCACCTTCAATTCAACCGTTCAAAGCGATGCCCTGGGTCCTTGGGCCTTGACGGTCCGCAACGACGGCACGACCGACTTCAAGGGATTTGTCGGCAGCAGCGTAAACGGGGCCCTGAAAAGCGTAACGACGGAGGGATACAGCTCGACCACGACAGGCACGACGCGATTCGATGCCGGCAACGCGTCCAATTCGGTGACGACGACCCAGGGCCAGAACTACGACAATGCCGTGAAACTCGGGGCGAATACGAGGCTGGTGAGCACAGGCGCCGCCGCCGTGGCCGACATCTCGTTCGGATCTACGATCGGCTACGCCACGGCAACCCCCGAGGCTCTCACATTCAGCACCGCGGGGAGAGTGATCTATCGGGAGTTCACCAATAACGGCGCTCTGGCAACTGCCGCCAACTTGGGCGTAGGACCTGGCATCCATCTTTTCTACTCGCCGATTGATCCGGGCGAGAACGATTGGTATCGATTTCAAGTCCTTCGCGCGGATACCGTCGACGTGAAAGCTGCGTTCGACACGTCGGTCGGGCCCTTGTCGCTAGCGGTCCTGGACTCGGCGGGCAATCCCTTGCAGACGGGCTCGGCCACGGCCAGCGGCGCCCAGGTGTCTTCGCTCGCCGTTCAACCGGGGCTGTATTACATTCACGTTTCTGGCGGCACTGCGCTGCACCAGCCTTATTCGCTCGCCGTCGATCGCAGCGGCGCGGCGCCGCAGATTTATTACGTCAACGACGCGAGTTCTCTCAATGATGTTTACACCTTGGCCGCTGGCAACGACGCCAATAGCGGTCTGGACCCCGCGCATCCCAAGGCCACGGTCCAGTCGGTCCTGGACACGTACAGCCTTGGTCCCGGCAATTTGGTGGTCGTCGACACCGGGACTTACAGCGGCAGTACGGTTCAGATCACAGCGGCCGACAAGGGAGCGGCCTACGCAGGCAGCCCGAACGGGACCACATTCAACATGGGCTTCGCGCTCACGGACGCAGATTACGACACGATTAACGGTTTCACGTTTGCAGGCTTTGGCGGAACTGGGATTTCGGTCCAGCCGAGCGCTGTCAACGACTCGACACACAACAACTTCCTCAATAACACATTTTCTGGATTGTCCACGGCGATTCAAATTACCAACGGCAGCTTCGACGTTGTCTCGGGCAATACGATCGTTGGAGGCTCCTACGGGGTCCTCCTCAGCGGCTGTGGCAATGAAGCGGTCAACAATAATGCGATCTCCGGCGCGACATATTCCATCTATGATTCGGCCGGCACGAGCAACTCCATTTATTCCGACACGCTGGCCACCGGTTCCTACGGCGTATTCGTTCAAAGCGATTCCGGCGCGTTGATTCATGACAACAGCATCACGGGCTTTACGGCCGATGGAATCTTCGACAACTCCCCTGGTCCAGTTTACAGTAACCAGGTTTCGTTCAGCGCGACCGGAATCTATTCGCAAGGAAGCGCAATCATTTATGGCAACCAAGTTCACGACAACACGACGGGGCTTTCCGGATACGGCTCGTTTGGCGGTTCCGATTGGTCGGCGCCCAATCTGGTTTACAACAACCAAACCGGAATCTCCGCATTCGGCGCGTCGAGCGTGGCCTTCAATCGCGTCTACTCCGACGTCGTGGGGATCGATCTGCACGATACGGCATCCGCCAATCACAACTTGGTCTATCGAAACAGCAGTCTCGGAATCCTGGTTGATGGCGCCCACAATCTGTCCCTTCTGGGCAACACCGTCTACATTCCCGCCGGATATGCGGGCGCTCCCGATGCAATTCGCCTGCAGGGCGGGGCAAACAACGTCACCCTGGAGAACAACATCCTCTGGAGCGATTCCGGCTACGATCTCTATGTGACGACAGATAGCCAAATCGGCTTCAACAGCGATTACAACAACCTTTACACCACGGGCAGCGGCAAACTCGTCTGGTGGCAGAAGGATTTCAGCGATCTCTTCGATTGGCAGGTCGAAGCCGCCTACGATCGCCATTCGATCGGCTACACGACCGTCAGCCCCACGCTCGACAATCCGCAATTCGTCAACCTCGCGGCCGACAACTATCATCTCACCGCAGTGGCCTCGACCAGCATTGCCGCCGGCGATCCGACAAGCGCATTTAACTTGCAGCCCAACCCCAGCGGCGGACGGATCGAGCTGGGCGCCTACGGCAACACGTCCGGCGCCGCCCTCGCGCCGGCCAACTTCATCCGGATCGACTATCCGAACTTCTACACCGACTGGGAAGTGAATGTCGGCCACGCAATCCAGTGGCACGCCTACAACGTGACGGGCAACGTTCGGCTAGACCTGTATCAGCAAGGCGCAGGGTTCCTCTCCACGATCGCCACGGTCGACGTGGGAAACAACCCAGGCGGCTCGCCAAACCAGCCGGTGAACGGCGTGACCTTGGGGGCCTACGGCTGGAGTCCCGCAGCCAGCGGCCTGACCGGCTCGACGGCAAATCGCTATTGGATTAAGGTCACGTCCGTGCCGAATTCGGCAATCTTCATCCAATCGCGCGAAAACTTCTCGGTTCCTGCCGCCGGAAGCTTCTACTATGTGAACGACGCCAGCCTCACAGGAGACGAATGGTCGACGGCCGTCGGGAACAATCGGAACACCGGCAAAACGCCCGGCGATCCGAAGGCCAATCTCTTGCCGATACTCGGCGCGTTTCAATTGGGACCCAACACGACGGTCCGTATCGACACGGGAAATTACATTGAGGTGCGGAACGTCGTCATCAGCGGGAATCTGGCGATCGGCAATGGCCAGGGCACCACGTTCACGGGTCCCGACGACGGGAATCCTGCCCATGTCGCAACGCTCGATCGGGCGAACACGAACAACGGCAGCACCAATATCGACGTGAACGCCGGCAACTTCGTGACGTTGCAGCACCTGACCCTGCTCGGCGCCCAGCACGGCCTATGGGTCCGCAATGCAAGCACCAACTTTAATGGGTCGGACCTGACCGTGGCCAATAACTCGAGCGATGGAATCCGAATTGAATCCGGCGCCACGGCGACCGTCGTCACTCGCCTGATTTCTTATGGCAACGGCGGCGATGGGATTAATATCGCAACCCCGATTGCGAATCTGAGCAACAGTCAGTCGTACAACAATGCTGGCGTTGGAATCAACGTTTCGAATAGCACGGCCGGCAGCCCAACCATCATTGGCGATACGGATCCAACGTTGGCCGACGGTCAGGGGAATCTCGTGCACAACAATGCCACCGGCATTTACGCCACCGGCTATGTGCAGGTCACGGGAAACACGGTCTACAACAACACCGGCACGGGGATTTACCTTTACAGCGGCGGCAGCGGCCTCCAGGCCTCGCAGAACGTGGTCCACGACAATGGCGTGGGAATCCAGACGTACAGCGGCGGTGTGGTCAGCAATAACCGGGTCTATCACAACGCCAACCAGGGGATTCTTGTCTACTACAACGCGAGCGTGCTCGGGAACACGGTCTATTCCAATTCCATCGGCATCCAAGAGTCCGCCTACGGCCAGATCGCCAACAACCTCGTCTACGCCAACGCCAACGAAGGGATCGAACTGACGGGCACCTATTCCAGCGGCGCGCAGGTGACCAACAACACGGTTTACCAGGTGGTCGGCGACGCGGTGCTGGTCCAAAGCGGCTCTCAGAACGTCACGCTGCGGAACAACATCCTTTGGGTCCTGGCCGGTTACGATCTCAACGTCACCCCCGACAGCCAAATCGGATTCAGTAGCGACTACAATGATCTGTATATATCGGGTTCGGGCCAAGTGGCTTTCTGGCAGGGAGTTCCTCGGTCGGCGCTGTTCGCCTGGCAAGTCACGGCGTTCGACGATCAAAATAGCCTGTCTCGCGATCCGCTGTTTGTAAATCCGCTCGGCGCGGACGGCGTCCTGGGCTATGGCAGTCCCACCAACGACGGCCGCGACGACAATTTCCATTTGCAAAGTCCCTTCGGCTACTTCGCAGGCTCGTCCGCGCCGGTGGCGGATACGATCTCTGGCAAGCCAGCGCTTCTAACAAAATCGGAGGTGATCAATTCCGCACTCGGCACGTCGCCAGGCATCGATCGCGGCGATCCATCGTCGAGCTATGCCAACGAACCTGCGCCCAACGGCGGTTTCATCAATCTCGGCGCCGATGGCAACTCTTCGTTCGCGTCTATCAGCCCCAACCAATATGTGCTCGTGACTCGGCCGGTCGGAGGCGAGGTCTGGCCCGAGCTGCAAACGTTCCAGATCGGTTGGCGCAGTCAAGACGTCAATGATCCAAGCAACACGTTGGACACGATCCGCATTGATCTGACCGAACAGGGCAATCCTTCGTTCGACTTACCCATTGCAACCGGGTTACCGGCTACCAGCAACGGTCAATACGCCTGGTTTGTTCCGAACTCGATTACCCCAGCGGCCGATTACGTGATAAAAGTGACCCGTGTCGCCGGTGGCGGCAACTTTTTCGGCGCGAGCCTGGCGCCATTCACGATCACGGCGCCGCAGTTCGCTTATTACGTTGCGGATCCGAATAAACTGACGCACGATTCGCACGACTGGACTACCGCGCCCGGCAACGACGCCAACAGCGGTGTTGACCCCGCCCATCCCAAGGCCTCGATCGCCGCCGTGCTGAACGCGTACC
The window above is part of the Pirellulales bacterium genome. Proteins encoded here:
- a CDS encoding SRPBCC domain-containing protein translates to MSKSGTLEVATPTDREIVMTRGFDAPRSLVWDAMTKAELLKRWLLGPPGWSMVECENDLRVGGAFLHVWRRDDGTEMSMHGVYREVVPPERVVRTESFSSGCDGQAGEQLASVVLTEQDGKTALTLTVLFPSKEARDATIASGMERGVAASYQRLAEMLARGPRLRKTGEFCWINMLTPQPAEAREFFAKLLGWTYFEMPGLGHGMKVGGRDIGGLFDLEGPQTPKGIPPSIGVMVKVESADATCDKVTSLGGKVKRAFDIMENLRMAVCFDPNGANFDVWEPKKAHGTDVDSTLHGAPSWFETLTTDIDRTAKFYAELFGWTPEIMPMPGSQYTTFKHGDAYVAGMLQITPQMGNPQPHWRTYFTVNDADETARQAVELGATLCMSMKDVPGVGRFCGITSPQGVTFCVIEYAHS
- a CDS encoding glycoside hydrolase family 76 protein, translated to MSKTLSAAVLVLSFAGAMQAAQPSQYAQRAREVTEHIQKTLFDSRSGVYFRSMTERKPDYVWRQSVMFSNLVAAARSEPATYGPLLQKYFRALDGYWDPKVKIPGYEPAPTRGNGNDKYYDDNAWLVITFLEAYETNRDPRYLARADATLEFVLSGWDDESGGGIWWHQAHKDGTKNACANGPAAVGCLRLAKYRERDPAALVDRARKIVAWTVSALQAKDGLFEDRKVVASGEVKRGKLTYNSALMLRALLGLYRATGEKEYLEQAQRIAKSADSLLDRNTGVYRDAVRYSHFMVEADLELYRTTKEEYLLKRANKNVAAFYENWKANPPDDMISNAAIARVLWLMAETETDAGRAFWQGADKVRK
- a CDS encoding right-handed parallel beta-helix repeat-containing protein gives rise to the protein MESRRLLSITANYSGTTLSIHADPGDTVAISRDAGGGIDVSGPSVVGSSAGAVTKITIDQTSTGASPIKIDLSGVTAANFGSLTTIAVGTVLAATDNFEFSNAVNNANVALQAETSATTKFDAAFAVALKSLDASASSATDLNGGSITTTAGQSYGAVVLSADATLTDTGASNNLTFNSTVQSDALGPWALTVRNDGTTDFKGFVGSSVNGALKSVTTEGYSSTTTGTTRFDAGNASNSVTTTQGQNYDNAVKLGANTRLVSTGAAAVADISFGSTIGYATATPEALTFSTAGRVIYREFTNNGALATAANLGVGPGIHLFYSPIDPGENDWYRFQVLRADTVDVKAAFDTSVGPLSLAVLDSAGNPLQTGSATASGAQVSSLAVQPGLYYIHVSGGTALHQPYSLAVDRSGAAPQIYYVNDASSLNDVYTLAAGNDANSGLDPAHPKATVQSVLDTYSLGPGNLVVVDTGTYSGSTVQITAADKGAAYAGSPNGTTFNMGFALTDADYDTINGFTFAGFGGTGISVQPSAVNDSTHNNFLNNTFSGLSTAIQITNGSFDVVSGNTIVGGSYGVLLSGCGNEAVNNNAISGATYSIYDSAGTSNSIYSDTLATGSYGVFVQSDSGALIHDNSITGFTADGIFDNSPGPVYSNQVSFSATGIYSQGSAIIYGNQVHDNTTGLSGYGSFGGSDWSAPNLVYNNQTGISAFGASSVAFNRVYSDVVGIDLHDTASANHNLVYRNSSLGILVDGAHNLSLLGNTVYIPAGYAGAPDAIRLQGGANNVTLENNILWSDSGYDLYVTTDSQIGFNSDYNNLYTTGSGKLVWWQKDFSDLFDWQVEAAYDRHSIGYTTVSPTLDNPQFVNLAADNYHLTAVASTSIAAGDPTSAFNLQPNPSGGRIELGAYGNTSGAALAPANFIRIDYPNFYTDWEVNVGHAIQWHAYNVTGNVRLDLYQQGAGFLSTIATVDVGNNPGGSPNQPVNGVTLGAYGWSPAASGLTGSTANRYWIKVTSVPNSAIFIQSRENFSVPAAGSFYYVNDASLTGDEWSTAVGNNRNTGKTPGDPKANLLPILGAFQLGPNTTVRIDTGNYIEVRNVVISGNLAIGNGQGTTFTGPDDGNPAHVATLDRANTNNGSTNIDVNAGNFVTLQHLTLLGAQHGLWVRNASTNFNGSDLTVANNSSDGIRIESGATATVVTRLISYGNGGDGINIATPIANLSNSQSYNNAGVGINVSNSTAGSPTIIGDTDPTLADGQGNLVHNNATGIYATGYVQVTGNTVYNNTGTGIYLYSGGSGLQASQNVVHDNGVGIQTYSGGVVSNNRVYHNANQGILVYYNASVLGNTVYSNSIGIQESAYGQIANNLVYANANEGIELTGTYSSGAQVTNNTVYQVVGDAVLVQSGSQNVTLRNNILWVLAGYDLNVTPDSQIGFSSDYNDLYISGSGQVAFWQGVPRSALFAWQVTAFDDQNSLSRDPLFVNPLGADGVLGYGSPTNDGRDDNFHLQSPFGYFAGSSAPVADTISGKPALLTKSEVINSALGTSPGIDRGDPSSSYANEPAPNGGFINLGADGNSSFASISPNQYVLVTRPVGGEVWPELQTFQIGWRSQDVNDPSNTLDTIRIDLTEQGNPSFDLPIATGLPATSNGQYAWFVPNSITPAADYVIKVTRVAGGGNFFGASLAPFTITAPQFAYYVADPNKLTHDSHDWTTAPGNDANSGVDPAHPKASIAAVLNAYPNIGAGATIFVDDGNYTLATNTVIAAANSGLTIDGYNSLVAPTTFAGTADPLRQAVLNRGNTSSGSEAIQMAGASGVTLENLQLTGGYYGLTGTGANNLLV